In Panacibacter microcysteis, the genomic stretch GCATGCGCAGAACAGCACCCGCAAAATAGCGGTGGGCATAGGTTTGCACGACAGTTCTGCAGCGCTGATACCCTACCTCGATTCAGTTACAACACCTTTTGTACTCATCTCTACAGGCACGTGGTGCATAAGCCTCAATCCTTTCAATGACTTGCCACTGACCGGTGAAGAACTGCGGCAGGATTGCCTTTGCTATCTTTCCTACACGGGCAGGCCTGTAAAGGCAGCACGGGTGTTTGCGGGTTATGAGCATGAGCAGGAGGTTAAACGTATAGCAGCGCATTTTAACAAAGCCAACAACTATTTTACCACTGTGGCATTCGATGCGGCAATTTTAAATAAGTTGCAGCCGGCCAACATGTTGCGGGGTGCAGCTTTCAGCGAAAAAGATCTTACACAATTTGCCACTTACGAAGACGCATACCACCAGCTAATAGCAGGTATTGTAGCGCAGCAGGTACATTCTGCAAGGCTGGTATTAACTGATGAGGTGACAACTATTTTTGTAGATGGCGGCTTTGGCAAAAATGAAGTGTATATGAATATGCTGGCTGCGGCCTTCCCTGCTGTGGAAGTATATGCCGCTTCCGTGGCGCAGGCTTCGGCACTGGGTGCTGCACTGGCCATAGAGCAATCATGGAACAGCCAGGCACAACATGGCAACCTCATCAGGCTCAGGCGCTATTAACACGTGCCTGCAGGTTTATACAATTGTACGCTTTGCTTGTTTAATTACTTTAACACGATGCAGATAAAATACCACAGCAGTTATCCCTCTATTGACGATCTTATAACAAGAGCCCGCCAAAAGATTCCCCGTTTTGCTTTTGAATACCTTGATGGTGGTTGCAATGAAGATGTGAATCTTATAAAGAATACGGCAGAGTTAAGAGCGGTTGAATTAAAGCCCTATTACTTATCACAGCATCTTTCGTCTGATATGAAGACGGAATTATTCGGCCATGTATATGATGCGCCTTTTGGTGTTGCTCCAGTAGGTTTACAGGGCCTCATGTGGCCCAACGCGCCTGAAATACTTGCCAAAGCTGCATTTGAGCACAACATCCCTTTTATACTCAGCACCGTAACCACGGCAAGCATTGAAAAGATAGGAGCGATAACGCAGGGGAAAGCGTGGTTTCAACTGTATCACCCCGCAGAAAACAGTGTACGGGACAGTATTATACAACGCGCCGCAGATGCAGGTTACCCCGTACTGGTCGTGTTGTGCGATGTGCCTACGTTTGGTTTTCGCCCCAGAGACATCCGTAACGGTTTGGCCATGCCGCCGAAGATGACCTTGCGCAACATTTTACAGATCATGGGCAGGCCGGAGTGGGCCATCAAAACGCTGTTGCATGGTCAGCCCGCATTCGAAACACTTAAACCTTATACGCCAAAAGGGTTGAGCATGAAACAGCTCGGTTTGTTTATGAACAAAACTTTTTCCGGCCGGGTAAATGAAGAAAAAATAGCACCCATACGCGATATGTGGAAAGGCAAGCTGGTACTCAAGGGTGTGGCAAGCGAAGAAGATACCGAAATGGCCATCCGTCTTGGGTTTGATGGTATCATTGTTTCCAACCACGGCGGCCGGCAGTTAGACGCAGGGCAATCGGCCGTAAAATCCATGGAGCCAATTGTAGCGAACTATAAGAACAAGATTAAAATCATGATGGATAGTGGTATCCGCACCGGTCCTGATGTGGCAAGAACACTGGCTTCCGGCGCCGACTTTGCGTTTATGGGCCGCACTTTTATGTACAGCGTGGCGGCACTTGGCAATGAGGGTGGTAATCATGCCATCTCCATGCTCAAAACGCAGTTGCAACAGGTAATGGAGCAGGTATGCTGCAAAAAAGTAAGCGACTTCCCCAATCATCTTATCCGCTAAATATTTGTAAGCCGGCAGCAGTTTTCATGGCATCTCCGGTTGTGTCACTCACTTGTGCGTACCGTTTTTATGGCGGCTGTAGCGTTGCTGTGTATGAGGCATGCCCAATCATTTTACCACTGCTGAATGATGATGCAAACCTGGTCATCCCTCAACGCAAATTCTTTTGCACCCCATGGACGAAGTGTAACCTGTTTCAAATTAGGATGCAGGAATTGCGGATGAGAACCGGAAACCTTTTCATACACAGCATCAATATTAGTAGTTACAAAACGGGATTCAGGATTGTGCTCTGCGGCTAGCTTCGCATGCTGAAACAGGTAAATACCCAGGCCATCTTTATTCAATACGCAAAAAGGTTGTTCCGTGTTTATTTCGTTGTGGCCAATAGCAAAACCCAGGCAGTCAACAAACATGGTCAGGCCGTCGCTGATGTTTGCATAGTAGACATTCGGAACAAGTTGTTGAAAGTTCATGGTGTTATTTTTTATGGAGACGAAATGGATTATGCTTGCAGAATATTTTGTTTCCCGCCGTTTTTTACGAGGCCCTGCGAAGACCGAAACTTCATACAACATTCAGGTTTAGCCATGGTCATCGAATTGACCAGCTATTAACCCCAGACTGACATTAAATTTTCTAACCGCCATTTGTGCGTGTCGCATCCTTTGTTATTACTCTATGAAAACCTGCTTTTCACC encodes the following:
- a CDS encoding alpha-hydroxy acid oxidase, with the translated sequence MQIKYHSSYPSIDDLITRARQKIPRFAFEYLDGGCNEDVNLIKNTAELRAVELKPYYLSQHLSSDMKTELFGHVYDAPFGVAPVGLQGLMWPNAPEILAKAAFEHNIPFILSTVTTASIEKIGAITQGKAWFQLYHPAENSVRDSIIQRAADAGYPVLVVLCDVPTFGFRPRDIRNGLAMPPKMTLRNILQIMGRPEWAIKTLLHGQPAFETLKPYTPKGLSMKQLGLFMNKTFSGRVNEEKIAPIRDMWKGKLVLKGVASEEDTEMAIRLGFDGIIVSNHGGRQLDAGQSAVKSMEPIVANYKNKIKIMMDSGIRTGPDVARTLASGADFAFMGRTFMYSVAALGNEGGNHAISMLKTQLQQVMEQVCCKKVSDFPNHLIR